The genomic region TGTTTTACTTTTTCGCCAACGACTCCAGCCGCAGCGTCACGGCGCGGGCGTGGGCGCGCAGGCCTTCGGCTTCGGCCATCGTTTCCACAACGGGTCCTACCTGTTGCAGCCCCTGGGCAGTGATGCGCTGGAAGGTGATTTTTTTCAGGAACGAATCCAGCGACACGCCACTGTAGTTGCGGGCGTAGCCGTTGGTGGGTAGCGTGTGGTTAGTACCCGAAGCGTAGTCGCCGGCGGCTTCGGGCGTGAGGTGGCCCAGGAACACCGAACCGGCGCTGGTGACACCTTCCGCTAGCTGCTCGGCATTTTCCACCGATAGAATCAGGTGCTCGGGCGCGTATTGGTTCGAGAAAAACAGCATTTCCTCCGGCGTGCGCAGCAGAATGGCGCGGCTTTCCTGCAAGGCCTGGGCCGCTACCTCGCGGCGGGGCAGCTCGGCGAGTTGGCGCGTTACCTCGGCCGTTACCCGGGGTAGCAATTCCACCGAGTCGGTGAGCAGCAGCACCTGCGAGTCGGGGCCATGCTCGGCCTGGCTCAGCAAGTCGGCCGCCACGAAGGCGGGGTTAGCGGTACTATCGGCAATGACCAGTACCTCTGATGGCCCGGCGGGCATATCAATAGCCACGCCGTAGCGGGTAGCCAGCTGTTTGGCGGCCGTTACGTAACGGTTGCCGGGGCCGAAGATTTTATCTACGGCCGGCACGCTTTCGGTGCCGCCAGTGAGGGCGGCCACGGCCTGCGCCCCGCCCGCTTTAATAATAGTAGTGATGCCCAACAGCTGGGCCGTGAACAAAATCACCGGATTCACGGAGCCGTCTTTCTGCGGGGGCGTGCACAGCACCACCTCCGGGCACCCGGCCAGCCTCGCCGGCACGCCTAGCATCAGCAAGGTGCTGAACAGCGGCGCTGTGCCGCCCGGAATGTACAACCCTACCCGCTGCACCGGCACCGATTTGCGCCAGCACGTCACACCCGACATGGTTTCTACCGGTTCTTCCGTGTAGAATTGAGTAGCGTGAAATTTCTCCACGTTGGCGCGGGCCTGCCGGATGGCCTGCTGCAACTCGGCGGGCACTTGCGCCGCAGCCGCTTCCAGCTCGGCCCCGCTCACGCGTAGGTCGGTGAGCTGCACGCCATCGAAGGTAGCGGCATAGTGGCGTAGGGCCTCGTCGCCACGCTGGCGCACGTCGACAAAGATCTGCGCCACGCGCGCCTCTACCTCAGCGGCCTCGGCGGCGGCAGCCCGCTGTTGCAACGCTGGCCACTCGGCCGGCACGGGGTATTGAAAGGTTTGCATTTTCTAGTAGCTAATAGCTATTGGCTATTGGCTGCTAGCGGTTTCCTTCCTCTCAAAGAGAAGCTGACAGCTAGCAGCCAATAGCTTATGGCTCAAATCTAGGCTATCATCTTTTCAATCGGCAGCACAAGCAGGCCTTCGGCCCCAACGGCTTTGAGCTGGTCGGTGACGTGCCAGAAGTCGTCCTCGTTCACCACCGATTGTACCGACACCCAACCTTCTTCGGCCAGCTTAGTGACGGTAGGCGACTTGATGCCGGGCAGCAAGGCCTTCACTTGATCGAGCGCCTCGATGGGGGCGTTCAGGATAATGTACTTGTTGCGGCGGGCGCGACGTACGGCCTGCATGCGGAAGCGCAGTTGGTCGAGCAGCTCCTGCTTTTCGGCCGATAGCTGCTGGTTGGCAATCAGCACGGCCTCGGAGCGAAATACAGTTTCCACTTCGCGCAGGCCGTTGCCCAGCAAGGTAGAGCCGCTGCTCACGATGTCGCAAATAGCATCGGCCAGGCCAATGCTGGGGGCAATTTCCACCGACCCACTGATGGTGTGCAACTGGGCTTTCACACCTTCGCCGGCCAGGTAGCGGCCCAAGATTTCAGGGTAGGACGTGGCAATATTTTTTCCTTCCAGGTCGCCTACTCCTTTATAGTCGGCGCCGCGAGGCACAGCTAGGCTCAGGCGGCACTTGCTGAAGCCTAGCGTTTCCACTTCTAGAGCGGGGTAACCAGCTTCAACCAGCACGTTTTGCCCCACAATGCCCAGGTCAGCCACGCCGTCCTGCACGTAGCCGGGAATGTCGTCGTCGCGCAGGAACAGGATTTCGAGAGGGAAGTTGGTGGCTTCGGTTTTGAGCTTGTAGGTGCTGCTGAGGAAGGAGATACCGCACTCGCGAATCAGATTCAGGGAATCTTCGCTCAGGCGGCCCGACTTCTGAATGGCCAGACGAATCATGTTGGTAAGTAAAAAGTAAGGATTAAAAATTAAGATACTCCTGGCGGGTAGCGCTTAATCTTTACGTCGGTGGGAAGGAGGAAACGAGAAGGCGCCCCGGCGAAACTCGCCCATAGTGGGTAGGGCCGTCCTGTGGGAACGGCCGGGGAGCTGATACTGCAGATCTCCCAACGGGGCAATATGATTCGTGGATTCCTCTAGAAAGAGGAATGATGTTCGTGTGCATGATGATGCGCCGCGCGCAGCCGGCCGGCGGCCACAGGGGCGGCAGGGCAAAGGCAGAAGAGCGGGGTGGCAACAACGAACATAGAAAAAGCAACTAGTGGCACAAAAGTACACGCCCGATGGTAGGATGAAAATTTTTCAGGGAAAAAATTCAGCTATGCCAGATCTTTACACCCTAATTGTGCAAAAAACTCTCGTTTTGGCACTATTCTTTCGACAACGTTCGTTCCTGATCTGCTTCGCCTACCTCTTATAGTTTTTGCATGACTCTTCGCTCTCGCTGCCTGTTGCTGGCTTGTTTTGGTATATGGAGCGGCTCTGCCCTCGTCGGTGGCTCCGTTGCTTACGCCCAGCAGGCGCCTGCCGCTGATACTACCACACAAAAATCTGCTGGAACACCGGTACAGGCTCCGGCCGCTCTGGCATCCGCTACTACCGGACAACCCCAGCTTCCTCTTCCCCAGGCCAGCCCGCACGCCGTGATTGAGCAAACATTGGGACTGACGGACGTGACAGTGGATTATCACTCGCCTGCTGTTCGGAGCCGGGCCGTATGGGGTGGGCTGGTACCCTACAACCAGGTGTGGCGGGCGGGTGCCAACGAAAACACACTGATTACGTTTTCGCGCCCCGTGAAACTGAACGGCAAGGATGTGGCGGCGGGCCAGTACTCGCTGTATGTGTATCCGCGAGCTGATTCGGAATGGGACTTCATTCTGAACCGCGTGACCACGCACTGGGGTACCGAGAACTACGACCCCAAAGACGACGTGGTTCACGTACCCGTGCTGCCCGAAAAGGCAAACTTCCAGGAAACCTTGCTGTACTGGTTCTCGGAAGTGAAGCCTGCCAGCGGCCGCCTCAACCTTACCTGGGAACGGCGCACAATGAGTATGCTCATCGAAACCGACGTGCAAACGCAGGTGCTGGCCGGTATTGCCCAAACGCTCACCCAGCACCCCGGCAACTGGCAGCTGCTGGCCCAGGCCGCCGACTACCTCGTGCAGAACAACCTGCAACCAGAGCTAGCCCTGCGCTACATCAACGAGTCATTGCGCCTCAACGACGCCTACCTCAACAACTGGATCAAGGCCCGGCTGCTGGCTTCCCAGCAAGATTATACCACGGCGCTCATCTACACCCGCAAAGCCCTCAAGCTGGGCTCCAAGGACGATGATGATTTCAAAAATCAGCAAGCCACCATGCGCGTCGCCCTCACAGAGTGGCAGGCCAAGGCGTATTAGGAAAGGAAGTGTTGAATAGAAAAACGGCCTGTCATCCTGAGCTGCGCTCAGGATGACAGGCCGTTTTGACTTGCCATCTCTAAAACCGCCCAATCAGGCGCAAGTTTACTACCCGCTGCGAGAGATAATTGGCCACGGCGTAGGTGCGGCCGTTGATGTCCTGCACGTAGCTGTAGCCGGCCACATTATTGGCTTGCAGCACGTTGAGGATTTCTAAGCCGATCCACAGGCTTTGCAGCTGGCCAGGGTGACGGGCGGCTTCGTCGCCGGCGC from Hymenobacter aerilatus harbors:
- the hisD gene encoding histidinol dehydrogenase; its protein translation is MQTFQYPVPAEWPALQQRAAAAEAAEVEARVAQIFVDVRQRGDEALRHYAATFDGVQLTDLRVSGAELEAAAAQVPAELQQAIRQARANVEKFHATQFYTEEPVETMSGVTCWRKSVPVQRVGLYIPGGTAPLFSTLLMLGVPARLAGCPEVVLCTPPQKDGSVNPVILFTAQLLGITTIIKAGGAQAVAALTGGTESVPAVDKIFGPGNRYVTAAKQLATRYGVAIDMPAGPSEVLVIADSTANPAFVAADLLSQAEHGPDSQVLLLTDSVELLPRVTAEVTRQLAELPRREVAAQALQESRAILLRTPEEMLFFSNQYAPEHLILSVENAEQLAEGVTSAGSVFLGHLTPEAAGDYASGTNHTLPTNGYARNYSGVSLDSFLKKITFQRITAQGLQQVGPVVETMAEAEGLRAHARAVTLRLESLAKK
- the hisG gene encoding ATP phosphoribosyltransferase — encoded protein: MIRLAIQKSGRLSEDSLNLIRECGISFLSSTYKLKTEATNFPLEILFLRDDDIPGYVQDGVADLGIVGQNVLVEAGYPALEVETLGFSKCRLSLAVPRGADYKGVGDLEGKNIATSYPEILGRYLAGEGVKAQLHTISGSVEIAPSIGLADAICDIVSSGSTLLGNGLREVETVFRSEAVLIANQQLSAEKQELLDQLRFRMQAVRRARRNKYIILNAPIEALDQVKALLPGIKSPTVTKLAEEGWVSVQSVVNEDDFWHVTDQLKAVGAEGLLVLPIEKMIA
- a CDS encoding DUF2911 domain-containing protein, coding for MTLRSRCLLLACFGIWSGSALVGGSVAYAQQAPAADTTTQKSAGTPVQAPAALASATTGQPQLPLPQASPHAVIEQTLGLTDVTVDYHSPAVRSRAVWGGLVPYNQVWRAGANENTLITFSRPVKLNGKDVAAGQYSLYVYPRADSEWDFILNRVTTHWGTENYDPKDDVVHVPVLPEKANFQETLLYWFSEVKPASGRLNLTWERRTMSMLIETDVQTQVLAGIAQTLTQHPGNWQLLAQAADYLVQNNLQPELALRYINESLRLNDAYLNNWIKARLLASQQDYTTALIYTRKALKLGSKDDDDFKNQQATMRVALTEWQAKAY